The uncultured Roseibium sp. genome contains a region encoding:
- the hmgA gene encoding homogentisate 1,2-dioxygenase has product MPGFGNDFETEALPGALPQGMNSPQKCAYGLYGEQLSGTAFTAPSHQNERTWCYRIRPSVKHSSRYTKIDLPYWKSAPNVVDDVVSLGQYRWDPVPHTDQKLTWLTGMRTMTTAGDVNTQVGMASHIYLVTESMVDEYFYSADSELLIVPQEGKLRFATELGIIDLEPKEIAIIPRGLVYRVEVLEGPARGFVCENYGQKFELPGRGPIGANCMANRRDFKTPVAAYEDREVPSILTIKWCGQFHTCKIGHSPLDVVAWHGNYAPVKYDLRTYCPVGAILFDHPDPSIFTVLTAPSGVPGTANIDFVLFRERWMVAENTFRPPWYHKNIMSELMGNIYGQYDAKPKGFIPGGMSLHNMMLPHGPDNNAFEGASNADLKAEKLDNTMSFMFETRFPQHLTAFAGKEAPLQDDYVDCWDGIEKKFDGTPEGTWDK; this is encoded by the coding sequence ATGCCGGGCTTCGGCAACGACTTCGAGACCGAGGCGCTGCCCGGTGCTTTGCCCCAGGGCATGAATAGCCCGCAGAAATGCGCCTACGGCCTTTATGGCGAGCAGCTTTCCGGCACCGCCTTCACTGCGCCTTCCCATCAGAACGAGCGCACCTGGTGTTACCGCATTCGCCCGTCGGTGAAGCATTCCAGCCGCTACACCAAGATCGACCTGCCGTACTGGAAGTCGGCGCCGAATGTCGTCGACGATGTGGTATCGCTCGGCCAGTACCGCTGGGATCCGGTGCCGCACACGGATCAGAAGCTGACCTGGCTGACCGGCATGCGCACCATGACCACCGCCGGTGACGTCAACACGCAGGTCGGCATGGCAAGCCACATCTATCTCGTTACCGAATCCATGGTGGACGAATATTTCTACTCCGCCGATTCCGAACTCCTGATCGTACCCCAGGAAGGCAAGCTGCGATTTGCCACCGAACTCGGCATCATCGATCTGGAGCCCAAGGAAATCGCCATCATTCCGCGCGGTCTCGTCTACCGGGTGGAAGTGCTGGAAGGACCGGCACGCGGTTTCGTCTGCGAAAACTACGGCCAGAAGTTCGAGCTGCCCGGCCGCGGCCCGATCGGCGCGAATTGCATGGCCAACCGGCGTGACTTCAAGACGCCGGTAGCGGCTTACGAGGACCGCGAAGTCCCCTCGATTCTGACCATCAAGTGGTGCGGCCAGTTCCACACCTGCAAGATCGGCCATTCGCCGCTCGACGTGGTCGCCTGGCACGGCAACTACGCACCGGTGAAATACGATCTCAGAACCTATTGCCCGGTCGGAGCGATCCTGTTCGACCATCCGGACCCGTCGATCTTCACGGTCCTGACCGCGCCGTCCGGCGTGCCGGGTACGGCGAACATCGACTTCGTGCTCTTCCGCGAGCGCTGGATGGTGGCTGAAAACACCTTCCGCCCGCCGTGGTATCACAAGAACATCATGTCGGAACTGATGGGCAACATCTACGGCCAGTACGATGCCAAGCCGAAGGGCTTTATCCCCGGGGGCATGAGCCTGCACAACATGATGCTGCCCCACGGGCCGGACAACAATGCCTTCGAGGGCGCGTCCAATGCCGATCTCAAGGCGGAAAAGCTCGACAACACCATGTCGTTCATGTTCGAAACCCGTTTCCCGCAGCACCTGACGGCGTTTGCCGGCAAGGAGGCCCCGTTGCAGGACGATTATGTCGACTGCTGGGACGGCATCGAGAAGAAGTTCGACGGCACCCCGGAAGGCACCTGGGACAAATAA